A stretch of the Amycolatopsis sp. BJA-103 genome encodes the following:
- a CDS encoding GNAT family N-acetyltransferase, with product MTAAWPEEVRLTGDGLVLRDWIEDDVAFMPGLFDNPAVARFTPLPSPFDEAAAKAHYEKSVVRRADGKGLRLAITADGGEPLGEVVLFLREEGDVELGYAVGPAHRGQDLAARSLRVLTAYALEHGLGPLRLQIDAQNAASETVARRVGYALTDSPPETKVEKGLEITLLTWEYRG from the coding sequence GTGACCGCGGCCTGGCCGGAGGAGGTCCGGCTCACCGGAGACGGTCTCGTCCTGCGGGACTGGATCGAAGACGACGTCGCGTTCATGCCGGGGCTGTTCGACAACCCCGCCGTCGCGCGGTTCACGCCGCTGCCGTCCCCGTTCGACGAGGCGGCGGCGAAGGCCCACTACGAGAAGAGCGTCGTCCGCCGGGCGGACGGCAAGGGCCTGCGGCTGGCCATCACGGCCGACGGCGGCGAGCCGCTCGGCGAGGTCGTGCTGTTCCTGCGGGAAGAAGGCGACGTCGAGCTCGGCTACGCGGTCGGCCCGGCGCACCGAGGCCAGGATCTCGCGGCGCGGTCTCTCCGGGTCCTCACCGCGTACGCGCTGGAGCACGGTCTCGGACCGCTCCGACTGCAGATCGACGCCCAGAACGCGGCGAGCGAGACCGTCGCGCGCCGCGTCGGCTACGCCCTGACCGACTCGCCTCCCGAGACCAAGGTCGAGAAGGGGCTGGAGATCACCCTGCTCACCTGGGAGTACCGCGGCTGA
- a CDS encoding ATP-grasp domain-containing protein codes for MTGSAIFASCSGVPEGDGDEHAVPEALADLGFKTRWAAWDDTTVDFGAADIVVLRATWDYAERRDEFLSWAESVPALSNSAEVARWNTDKSYLAELGDAGVAVVPTTLIAPGDETPRWPKGDFVLKPAIGAGSRGVGKFSPEGAEHAASHLKSLHTADHTVVMQPYQSSVDTEGELALVFFGGVYSHAFSKAAMLGRELDESGLWVSEKLGSAQPPAAFRALAEDTLDATAALLGILRAELLYARVDLVAGPDGRPLLLELELVEPSLGFRQTDAAAAWRFASAVRQQLS; via the coding sequence GTGACCGGCTCCGCGATCTTCGCCTCCTGCTCCGGGGTGCCGGAGGGCGACGGCGACGAACACGCCGTTCCGGAGGCGCTGGCCGACCTCGGTTTCAAGACCCGCTGGGCCGCCTGGGACGACACGACCGTCGACTTCGGCGCCGCGGACATCGTCGTCCTGCGCGCCACCTGGGACTACGCCGAGCGCCGCGACGAGTTCCTGTCCTGGGCCGAATCCGTGCCCGCGCTGTCCAATTCGGCCGAAGTCGCGCGGTGGAACACCGACAAGTCCTATCTGGCCGAACTCGGCGACGCCGGGGTCGCGGTCGTGCCGACGACCCTGATCGCGCCGGGCGACGAGACCCCGCGCTGGCCCAAGGGCGACTTCGTGCTGAAGCCCGCGATCGGTGCCGGATCCCGTGGTGTCGGGAAGTTCTCGCCCGAAGGCGCCGAGCACGCCGCGTCCCATCTGAAGAGCCTTCACACCGCGGACCACACCGTGGTGATGCAGCCGTATCAGTCCAGTGTGGACACCGAGGGCGAGCTCGCGCTGGTGTTCTTCGGCGGCGTGTACTCGCACGCCTTCTCGAAGGCCGCCATGCTGGGCCGGGAACTCGACGAATCCGGTTTGTGGGTCTCGGAAAAGCTCGGTTCCGCGCAGCCGCCCGCCGCGTTCCGCGCACTCGCCGAGGACACCCTCGACGCGACGGCGGCGCTGCTGGGAATCCTGCGCGCGGAACTGCTGTACGCCCGCGTCGACCTCGTCGCCGGTCCGGACGGCAGGCCACTGCTGCTGGAACTGGAGCTCGTCGAGCCTTCGCTCGGTTTCCGTCAGACCGATGCCGCTGCCGCTTGGCGCTTCGCTTCCGCCGTGCGGCAGCAACTCTCCTGA
- a CDS encoding FKBP-type peptidyl-prolyl cis-trans isomerase, which produces MRTFGKIVVIGAGVLALAACGEKQNTAGSAQSSGAAPASASSSAPAAPKGKECTAEDVKTTGKFGEAPTITIPDDCDPPKKLITKDLEPGTGEGAKSGQQLKMNYSLVTWSNKQKLDSSFDRGEPFDLTLGAGMVIKGWDQGLEGIKQGARRLLIIPPDLGYGEGGRGIAPNETLVFVTDAVSVPTDKG; this is translated from the coding sequence ATGCGCACATTCGGCAAGATCGTGGTCATCGGCGCGGGCGTGCTCGCCCTGGCGGCCTGTGGCGAGAAACAGAACACCGCAGGTTCGGCCCAGTCCTCCGGTGCGGCCCCCGCGTCGGCGTCGTCGTCGGCCCCGGCCGCCCCGAAGGGCAAGGAATGCACGGCGGAGGACGTCAAGACCACCGGGAAGTTCGGGGAGGCGCCGACCATCACCATCCCGGACGACTGCGACCCGCCGAAGAAGCTCATCACCAAGGACCTCGAGCCCGGCACGGGTGAGGGTGCCAAGTCGGGTCAGCAGCTGAAGATGAACTATTCGCTGGTCACCTGGTCCAACAAGCAGAAGCTGGACAGCTCCTTCGACCGCGGCGAGCCGTTCGACCTGACACTCGGCGCCGGCATGGTCATCAAGGGCTGGGACCAGGGGCTCGAAGGGATCAAGCAGGGCGCGCGGCGGCTGCTGATCATCCCGCCGGACCTCGGTTACGGCGAGGGCGGCCGCGGCATCGCGCCGAACGAGACCCTGGTGTTCGTCACCGACGCGGTGAGCGTCCCGACCGACAAGGGCTGA
- a CDS encoding HelD family protein has product MSPDRELDALEQDVALEQEYVTTLYRKLDAERVDAQRRLDQTLRQTGGTPQARTERDVATTLYTDRLSQLGSVEQGLCFGRLDFLPEHAEETTYIGRLGLFDEDDDYRPLLVDWRAPVARPFYLATAASPEGVRRRRHIRSLSRKVVGVDDEILDLSAADQGQDLGLAGEAALLAALERRRTGEMSDIVATIQAEQDRIIRASPNGVLVVQGGPGTGKTAVALHRAAYLLYTHRQQLTTRGVLVVGPNSTFLRYIGQVLPSLGETGVLLATIGQLYPGLDATGPVTREAAEIKGRPVMADVLAAAVRDRQRVPEPVLEIEFEREILMLDRKTCTEARTRARRSRRPHNLARRIFVSDLLDALTRQAARKLGEDLLDARDVQDIRAEVSADKNVAAAINGLWPKLTPEIVLDELFADRERLRSASGKALPDTDREHLYSPTDAKWSPADVPLLDELAELLGEDDTDARAERARREREDRAYAEGVLDILEQDEEIIDEELLRVGDVLDAELFAERQHRRSEMTAAQRAAQDRTWTFGHVIVDEAQELTAMDWRLLMRRSPNRSMTLVGDVAQTGAAGGARTWGEVLSPYVADRWRLEELTVNYRTPAEIMAVASRVLADVNPELEAPVSVRETGFEPWLRSVKPTDLTADLPGIVDAELSVVDGGTVAVLCPVPLIETVSEALGEAGDRVSVMPVERAKGLEFDSVVLVAPDEVVAGSPRGLNDLYVALTRATRRMGVVQTGDLVPALEGLG; this is encoded by the coding sequence GTGTCCCCGGACCGGGAACTCGACGCGCTCGAGCAGGACGTCGCGCTCGAGCAGGAGTACGTCACCACCCTTTACCGCAAACTCGACGCCGAACGCGTCGACGCGCAGCGCAGGCTCGACCAGACGCTGCGCCAGACCGGCGGCACCCCGCAGGCGCGCACCGAACGTGACGTCGCCACGACGCTGTACACCGACAGGCTCTCCCAGCTGGGTTCCGTCGAGCAGGGACTGTGCTTCGGCCGTCTCGACTTCCTGCCCGAGCACGCGGAGGAGACCACCTACATCGGGCGGCTCGGGCTGTTCGACGAGGACGACGACTACCGCCCGCTGCTCGTCGACTGGCGCGCGCCGGTCGCGCGGCCCTTCTACCTCGCCACCGCCGCCTCGCCCGAAGGCGTCCGCCGCCGTCGTCACATCCGGTCGCTGAGCCGGAAGGTCGTCGGCGTCGACGACGAGATCCTCGATCTCTCCGCCGCCGACCAGGGGCAGGACCTCGGGCTCGCGGGGGAGGCCGCGCTGCTGGCCGCGCTCGAACGGCGTCGCACCGGAGAGATGAGCGACATCGTCGCCACCATCCAGGCCGAGCAGGACCGCATCATCCGCGCGTCGCCGAACGGCGTCCTGGTGGTCCAGGGCGGTCCGGGCACCGGCAAGACCGCGGTCGCGCTGCACCGCGCGGCGTACCTGCTCTACACGCACCGGCAGCAGCTCACCACGCGCGGCGTGCTGGTGGTCGGGCCGAACAGCACGTTCCTCCGCTACATCGGGCAAGTGCTGCCGTCGCTGGGGGAGACCGGAGTGCTCCTGGCCACGATCGGGCAGCTGTACCCGGGCCTGGACGCCACCGGACCGGTCACCCGCGAGGCCGCCGAGATCAAGGGCCGCCCGGTGATGGCCGACGTGCTCGCCGCCGCGGTCCGCGATCGCCAGCGCGTGCCGGAACCGGTGCTGGAGATCGAATTCGAGCGCGAGATCCTCATGCTCGACCGCAAGACCTGCACCGAGGCGCGGACGCGGGCCCGCCGGTCGCGTCGCCCGCACAACCTCGCCCGGAGGATCTTCGTCTCGGACCTCCTCGACGCGCTGACCCGCCAGGCCGCCCGCAAACTGGGGGAGGACCTGCTCGACGCGCGGGACGTCCAGGACATCCGCGCCGAGGTCTCCGCCGACAAGAACGTGGCCGCCGCGATCAACGGACTGTGGCCCAAGCTCACCCCCGAGATCGTGCTCGACGAGCTGTTCGCCGACCGCGAACGATTGCGGAGCGCGTCCGGGAAAGCCTTGCCGGACACCGATCGTGAGCATCTCTACAGCCCGACGGACGCGAAGTGGAGCCCGGCCGACGTCCCGCTGCTCGACGAACTCGCCGAGTTGCTCGGCGAGGACGACACGGACGCCCGGGCCGAGCGGGCTCGCCGCGAGCGGGAAGACCGCGCGTACGCGGAGGGCGTGCTCGACATCCTCGAACAGGACGAGGAGATCATCGACGAGGAACTGCTGCGGGTGGGCGACGTCCTCGACGCCGAGCTGTTCGCCGAGCGCCAGCATCGCCGCAGCGAGATGACCGCGGCGCAACGGGCGGCCCAGGACCGGACCTGGACCTTCGGGCACGTGATCGTCGACGAGGCGCAGGAACTGACCGCGATGGACTGGCGGCTGCTGATGCGCCGGTCGCCGAACCGGTCGATGACGCTCGTCGGCGACGTCGCCCAGACCGGGGCGGCCGGGGGAGCGCGGACGTGGGGCGAGGTGCTGTCCCCGTACGTCGCCGATCGCTGGCGGCTCGAAGAGCTGACCGTGAACTACCGGACCCCGGCGGAGATCATGGCGGTCGCGTCCCGGGTGCTCGCCGACGTCAACCCGGAGCTGGAAGCGCCGGTTTCGGTGCGGGAGACGGGTTTCGAGCCCTGGCTGCGTTCCGTGAAGCCGACGGATCTCACCGCGGACCTGCCGGGGATCGTCGACGCCGAACTGTCCGTTGTGGACGGTGGGACGGTCGCCGTGCTGTGCCCGGTCCCGCTGATCGAGACGGTGTCCGAGGCACTCGGCGAGGCGGGAGACCGGGTGTCGGTGATGCCGGTCGAGCGGGCGAAGGGTCTCGAGTTCGATTCGGTGGTGCTGGTCGCCCCGGACGAGGTCGTCGCCGGGTCCCCGCGCGGGCTCAACGATCTTTATGTGGCCCTGACCAGGGCGACCCGTCGGATGGGCGTAGTGCAGACCGGTGACCTTGTTCCGGCGCTGGAGGGTCTTGGCTAA
- a CDS encoding heme o synthase yields the protein MSLVNAAHGRSDSTSAVHPTGERPHGGRRTIRQVVGAYAALAKPRVIELLLVTTIPAMFLAGREIPSPWLVLATLVGGTMAAGSANALNCVIDADIDKVMNRTKRRPLVKESVPRRGALIFGLVLGVLSAVVLYFTVNLLSAILAIATILFYIFVYTLVLKRRTSQNVVWGGAAGCMPVVIGWAAVTGTVEWPAFVMFGVIFFWTPPHTWALGMKYRDDYERAGVPMLPVVATPQHVARQIVIYSWVMVAWTLLLVPVTSWIYTTFAILAGGWFLFYAHSLNAAVRRGEETKPMSLFHRSNTYLMIVFVALAVDSAIGLPAIGLPF from the coding sequence ATGTCGTTGGTGAACGCTGCGCACGGACGCAGTGACAGCACCAGCGCCGTACATCCGACCGGTGAACGACCGCACGGTGGCCGGCGAACAATCCGCCAGGTCGTCGGCGCGTACGCCGCCCTCGCGAAGCCCAGGGTGATCGAGCTCCTCCTCGTCACCACGATTCCCGCGATGTTCCTGGCAGGCCGGGAAATCCCGTCGCCTTGGCTGGTACTCGCGACGCTCGTGGGCGGCACCATGGCCGCCGGTAGCGCGAACGCCTTGAACTGCGTCATCGACGCGGACATCGACAAGGTGATGAACCGCACCAAGCGCCGTCCGCTGGTGAAGGAATCGGTACCCCGCCGCGGCGCGCTGATCTTCGGGCTCGTACTCGGTGTGCTGTCCGCCGTGGTGCTCTATTTCACGGTGAACCTGCTCTCGGCGATTCTCGCGATCGCGACGATCCTGTTCTACATCTTCGTCTACACGCTGGTGCTGAAGCGGCGTACGTCACAGAACGTGGTCTGGGGCGGGGCGGCGGGCTGCATGCCGGTCGTCATCGGCTGGGCCGCCGTCACCGGCACCGTCGAGTGGCCCGCGTTCGTGATGTTCGGCGTCATCTTCTTCTGGACCCCGCCGCACACCTGGGCGCTGGGCATGAAGTACCGCGACGACTACGAGCGCGCCGGCGTGCCGATGCTGCCGGTGGTCGCCACCCCGCAGCACGTGGCGCGGCAGATCGTCATCTACTCGTGGGTGATGGTCGCCTGGACGCTGCTGCTGGTCCCGGTGACGAGCTGGATCTACACGACGTTCGCGATCCTGGCGGGCGGCTGGTTCCTCTTCTACGCGCACAGCCTGAACGCGGCGGTGCGGCGCGGCGAGGAGACCAAGCCGATGTCGCTGTTCCACCGGTCGAACACGTACCTGATGATCGTGTTCGTCGCGCTGGCCGTCGACTCGGCCATCGGCCTCCCGGCCATCGGCCTGCCCTTCTAA
- a CDS encoding MFS transporter, with amino-acid sequence MSQGVARRDALGYPSVRSGEVTSTTERPATVRAVRATMAVACLVVFTAQMATTIYLPSLPVIEHDFAVSRSFAALSVSLFVIGAAAPVVLWGWVADRLGRRPAMLAALGLFVVSSAVLIVNTAPAWLLILRSLQGIGAGGAAIIARIAVRDLGGGDALAKRLSVLSIAFVTALGGGQFLGGLIGGWQAGFAVLTAAGVICVIGTLVIPLARGGEEKSGVIRIYLRILTVPAFLLPTIAAGLGFATIVLLQEVAPFVFQQHFGLSADQYGGLGLLFGLAYFGGALLVNRLAGSKGSSWLMRAGALVMTGAGALTIALWLIPGIPLTAALVTFVALYCGTTFGQAALFPSSMAVAVSEVPGHGAYAVALCGFVAQSIAGVAATFAVLLHENLVWASVATGLSLAAFLLVRVRTRE; translated from the coding sequence GTGTCCCAAGGGGTGGCACGCCGCGACGCGCTGGGTTACCCGTCGGTACGGTCCGGCGAGGTGACGTCCACAACCGAACGCCCGGCCACGGTTCGCGCCGTGCGGGCGACCATGGCGGTCGCCTGCCTGGTCGTCTTCACGGCCCAGATGGCGACGACGATCTACCTGCCCTCCCTCCCGGTGATCGAGCACGACTTCGCGGTGTCGCGCAGCTTCGCGGCGCTCTCGGTGTCGCTGTTCGTCATCGGCGCGGCGGCGCCGGTGGTGCTGTGGGGCTGGGTGGCCGACCGCCTCGGACGGCGTCCGGCGATGCTCGCGGCGCTGGGCCTGTTCGTCGTCTCCAGCGCGGTGCTGATCGTCAACACCGCGCCTGCCTGGCTGCTGATTCTCCGGTCCCTGCAAGGGATCGGCGCCGGCGGCGCGGCCATCATCGCCCGTATCGCGGTCCGGGACCTCGGCGGCGGCGACGCGCTCGCCAAACGGCTTTCGGTGCTGTCCATCGCGTTCGTCACCGCGCTCGGCGGAGGGCAGTTCCTCGGCGGGCTGATCGGCGGGTGGCAGGCCGGGTTCGCCGTGCTGACCGCGGCGGGGGTGATCTGCGTCATCGGCACCTTGGTGATCCCGCTCGCCCGGGGCGGTGAGGAGAAGTCCGGCGTGATCCGGATCTACCTCAGGATCCTCACCGTTCCGGCGTTCCTGCTGCCGACGATCGCGGCCGGACTCGGCTTCGCGACGATCGTGCTCCTCCAAGAGGTCGCCCCGTTCGTCTTCCAGCAGCACTTCGGCCTGAGCGCGGACCAGTACGGCGGCCTGGGCCTCCTGTTCGGGCTGGCCTACTTCGGCGGCGCGTTGCTGGTGAACCGGCTGGCGGGCAGCAAGGGCTCGTCCTGGCTGATGCGGGCGGGCGCGCTGGTCATGACCGGTGCGGGCGCGCTGACGATCGCCTTGTGGCTGATCCCCGGGATCCCGCTCACGGCCGCGCTCGTGACGTTCGTCGCGCTGTACTGCGGGACCACTTTCGGCCAGGCCGCGCTCTTCCCGAGCAGCATGGCCGTCGCGGTGAGCGAGGTGCCAGGACACGGCGCCTACGCCGTCGCGCTGTGCGGTTTCGTCGCGCAGTCCATCGCGGGTGTCGCGGCCACCTTCGCCGTCCTGCTGCACGAGAACCTCGTGTGGGCGAGCGTCGCCACCGGTCTTTCCCTGGCGGCCTTCCTCCTGGTCCGCGTGCGCACGCGGGAATGA
- the tkt gene encoding transketolase, whose translation MSETASTSEKNPLLRRNVPADWTDLDTRAVDTVRVLAADAVENCGSGHPGTAMSLAPLAYTLFQRTLRHDPADPEWPARDRFILSAGHSSLTLYIQLYLAGFGLELEDLKQLRKWNSKTPGHPEYRHTKGIETTTGPLGQGLANGVGMAMAARRERGLLDPEPAVGESIFDHYVYVVASDGDIEEGVTAEASSIAGRQELGNLIVFWDDNEISIEDDTKIALSEDVVKRYEAYGWHTQVVEGGEDVVAIEEAIKAAKAETERPSFIALKTVIGYPAPKKMGTGKAHGAALGAEEVAAVKEILGFDPERNFQVDDEVIAHTRQAVDRGKTARAEWQEKFEAWGAANPERKKIADRMATRTLPDGFADNLPKWEPDAKGIATRKASGEVLNALADPLPELWGGSADLAESNNTTMKGADSFGPEKASTDMWKTSPYGRTLHFGIREHAMGSILNGIALHGGTRPYGATFLIFSDYMRPPVRLAALMKAPVTYVWTHDSIGLGEDGPTHQPIEQLSSLRAIPGLNVVRPADANETAYAWKAVLEDVHHPSGLALTRQNVPVLEGTSAEGVKRGGYVLAEASDGKPQVVLIATGSEVQLAVEARKTLEADGITASVVSMPCVEWFDAQDQSYKDSVLPPSVKARVSVEAGIALSWHRFTGDAGENVSIEHFGASADAGTLFREFGFTAEAVVDAARRSIANTKN comes from the coding sequence GTGTCCGAAACCGCCTCTACCAGCGAGAAGAACCCACTCCTCCGGCGCAACGTGCCCGCCGACTGGACCGACCTCGACACGCGGGCCGTCGACACCGTTCGGGTGCTCGCCGCGGACGCGGTCGAGAACTGCGGCAGCGGTCACCCCGGCACCGCGATGAGCCTCGCGCCGCTCGCCTACACGCTGTTCCAGCGGACGCTGCGTCATGACCCGGCGGACCCCGAGTGGCCCGCCCGCGACCGCTTCATCCTCTCCGCGGGGCACTCGAGCCTCACCCTCTACATCCAGCTGTACCTCGCCGGGTTCGGCCTGGAGCTGGAAGACCTGAAGCAGCTCCGCAAGTGGAACTCGAAGACCCCCGGTCACCCGGAGTACCGCCACACCAAGGGCATCGAGACCACCACCGGCCCGCTCGGCCAGGGTCTCGCCAACGGCGTCGGCATGGCGATGGCCGCCCGCCGCGAGCGCGGCCTGCTGGACCCGGAGCCCGCCGTCGGCGAGAGCATCTTCGACCACTACGTCTACGTGGTCGCCTCCGACGGTGACATCGAAGAGGGCGTCACCGCCGAGGCCTCGTCGATCGCCGGCCGCCAGGAACTCGGCAACCTGATCGTCTTCTGGGACGACAACGAGATCTCGATCGAGGACGACACCAAGATCGCGCTGTCCGAGGACGTCGTGAAGCGCTACGAGGCCTACGGGTGGCACACCCAGGTCGTCGAGGGTGGCGAGGACGTCGTCGCGATCGAAGAGGCCATCAAGGCCGCGAAGGCGGAGACCGAGCGCCCGTCGTTCATCGCGCTGAAGACCGTCATCGGGTACCCGGCGCCGAAGAAGATGGGCACCGGCAAGGCCCACGGCGCCGCGCTCGGTGCCGAAGAGGTCGCCGCGGTGAAGGAGATCCTCGGCTTCGACCCGGAGCGGAACTTCCAGGTCGACGACGAGGTCATCGCCCACACCCGCCAGGCCGTCGACCGCGGCAAGACCGCGCGCGCCGAGTGGCAGGAGAAGTTCGAGGCGTGGGGCGCCGCCAACCCGGAGCGCAAGAAGATCGCGGACCGGATGGCCACCCGCACGCTGCCCGACGGCTTCGCCGACAACCTGCCGAAGTGGGAGCCGGACGCCAAGGGCATCGCGACCCGCAAGGCCTCCGGTGAGGTGCTCAACGCGCTCGCCGACCCGCTTCCCGAGCTGTGGGGCGGTTCCGCGGACCTCGCGGAGAGCAACAACACCACCATGAAGGGGGCCGACTCGTTCGGCCCGGAGAAGGCTTCCACCGACATGTGGAAGACCAGCCCGTACGGCCGGACGCTGCACTTCGGCATCCGTGAGCACGCGATGGGCTCGATCCTCAACGGCATCGCGCTGCACGGCGGCACCCGCCCCTACGGCGCGACGTTCCTGATCTTCTCCGACTACATGCGCCCGCCCGTGCGGCTGGCCGCGCTGATGAAGGCGCCGGTCACCTATGTGTGGACGCACGACTCGATCGGCCTCGGCGAGGACGGACCGACCCACCAGCCGATCGAGCAGCTCTCCTCGCTGCGCGCGATCCCCGGCCTCAACGTCGTCCGCCCGGCGGACGCCAACGAGACCGCCTACGCGTGGAAGGCCGTCCTGGAGGACGTCCACCACCCGTCGGGCCTCGCGCTCACCCGGCAGAACGTGCCGGTCCTGGAGGGCACCAGCGCCGAAGGCGTCAAGCGGGGCGGCTACGTCCTCGCCGAAGCGTCCGACGGCAAGCCCCAGGTCGTGCTGATCGCGACCGGCTCCGAGGTCCAGCTGGCCGTCGAGGCCCGCAAGACCCTCGAAGCCGACGGCATCACGGCGAGCGTCGTCTCGATGCCGTGTGTCGAGTGGTTCGACGCGCAGGACCAGTCCTACAAGGACTCGGTGCTGCCGCCGTCGGTCAAGGCACGCGTCTCCGTCGAAGCCGGTATCGCCCTTTCGTGGCACCGCTTCACCGGTGACGCCGGGGAGAACGTCTCGATCGAGCACTTCGGTGCCTCGGCCGACGCCGGCACTCTGTTCCGCGAGTTCGGTTTCACCGCGGAAGCCGTCGTCGACGCCGCCCGTCGCTCGATCGCCAACACCAAGAACTGA
- a CDS encoding acyl-CoA desaturase, whose translation MTASTEPDAPASQSKPLISHRRGSGEMLILKTFLLVPFVALLAAVPIVWGWGMTWVDLVLAAVFYTVGTLGVTVGYHRYFTHGAFKAGRPLRIALAIAGSFAVQGSVIFWVASHRRHHAFADREGDPHSPWLFGTSPTALLRGFWHAHMGWMFSREVTNYERFAPDLVADKDLRVVNRYFWLWITLSLALPAVLGGLLSWSWWGVVTGFFWAGLVRIAFLHHVTWSVNSICHMVGERPFASRDKAANFWPLAILSMGESWHNSHHADPTCARHGVLRGQVDVSARVIWLFEKFGWARDVRWPKPERLAAKLVKPA comes from the coding sequence ATGACCGCCAGCACGGAGCCGGACGCACCGGCCAGTCAGTCCAAGCCCCTGATCTCCCATCGCCGAGGTTCCGGGGAGATGCTGATACTCAAGACCTTCCTGCTGGTCCCGTTCGTCGCGCTGCTCGCCGCCGTGCCGATCGTCTGGGGCTGGGGCATGACCTGGGTCGATCTCGTGCTGGCGGCAGTGTTCTACACCGTCGGGACGCTCGGGGTGACCGTCGGCTACCACCGCTACTTCACCCACGGCGCCTTCAAGGCCGGGCGGCCGCTGCGGATCGCGCTCGCCATCGCCGGGAGTTTCGCGGTGCAGGGGTCGGTCATCTTCTGGGTGGCCAGCCACCGTCGCCACCACGCCTTCGCCGACCGCGAAGGCGACCCGCACTCCCCTTGGCTGTTCGGGACTTCGCCCACGGCGCTGCTGCGCGGGTTCTGGCACGCGCACATGGGCTGGATGTTCAGCCGCGAGGTGACCAACTACGAGCGTTTCGCGCCGGATCTGGTGGCCGACAAGGATCTTCGCGTGGTGAACCGCTACTTCTGGTTGTGGATCACGCTCAGCCTCGCGCTGCCCGCCGTACTCGGCGGACTGCTCAGCTGGTCCTGGTGGGGTGTGGTGACCGGGTTCTTCTGGGCCGGGCTGGTCCGGATCGCGTTCCTGCACCACGTCACCTGGTCGGTGAACTCGATCTGCCACATGGTCGGCGAGCGTCCGTTCGCGAGCCGTGACAAGGCCGCGAACTTCTGGCCGCTGGCGATCCTGTCCATGGGCGAGTCGTGGCACAACTCCCACCACGCCGACCCGACCTGCGCGCGGCACGGCGTCCTGCGCGGACAGGTCGACGTGTCGGCGCGGGTGATCTGGCTGTTCGAGAAGTTCGGCTGGGCACGGGACGTGCGGTGGCCGAAGCCCGAACGTTTGGCCGCGAAGCTCGTGAAACCCGCCTGA
- a CDS encoding quinone oxidoreductase family protein → MPTAVQIRQTGGPEVLELTQVEVGDPGAGELLVDVAAAGVNYIDTYHREGIYPVDKPFILGMEGAGTVAAVGADVSGFAVGDRVAWQGSLGSYAQRRLLPAAVAVKIPDGVTTETAAATMLQGVTAHALIASTYEVKAGDDVLIHAAAGGMGLLLVQLAKARGARVIGTVSTDEKAELAKQAGADDVIRYDQVDFAAAARELTGGKGVAVVYDGVGKSTVDGSLASLKIRGLLALYGAASGPVPPIDPQLLNRSGSVYLTRPTSAHYVLTREELEWRVNELFAAVGDGSLNIRIGGRYPLADARQAHEDLQGRRTTGKLLLIP, encoded by the coding sequence ATGCCCACGGCAGTGCAGATCCGGCAAACCGGCGGTCCCGAAGTCCTTGAGCTGACGCAAGTCGAGGTCGGCGATCCCGGTGCGGGGGAACTGCTCGTGGACGTCGCCGCGGCGGGCGTCAACTACATCGACACCTATCACCGCGAGGGCATCTACCCGGTCGACAAGCCGTTCATCCTGGGCATGGAGGGCGCCGGGACGGTGGCCGCGGTCGGCGCGGACGTCTCCGGTTTCGCCGTCGGCGACCGGGTCGCCTGGCAGGGCTCGCTGGGCAGCTACGCCCAGCGACGGCTGCTCCCCGCCGCGGTCGCGGTGAAGATCCCGGACGGCGTGACCACGGAGACCGCCGCCGCGACGATGCTCCAGGGCGTCACCGCGCACGCGCTGATCGCTTCGACCTACGAGGTCAAGGCGGGCGACGACGTCCTGATCCACGCCGCCGCGGGCGGGATGGGCCTGCTGCTGGTCCAGCTGGCCAAGGCACGCGGCGCCCGGGTGATCGGCACCGTCTCCACCGACGAGAAGGCCGAACTCGCCAAGCAGGCAGGCGCGGACGACGTCATCCGCTACGACCAGGTCGACTTCGCCGCCGCGGCCCGCGAGCTCACCGGCGGCAAGGGTGTCGCGGTGGTCTACGACGGCGTCGGGAAGTCCACTGTGGACGGCAGCCTGGCGAGCCTGAAGATCCGCGGCCTGCTCGCCCTCTACGGCGCGGCCAGCGGCCCGGTGCCGCCGATCGACCCGCAGCTGCTCAACCGCAGCGGCTCGGTGTACCTCACCCGGCCGACCTCGGCGCATTACGTGCTCACCCGCGAGGAACTGGAGTGGCGGGTGAACGAACTGTTCGCCGCCGTCGGAGACGGCTCGCTGAACATCCGGATCGGCGGCCGCTACCCCCTGGCCGACGCCCGTCAGGCGCACGAAGACCTCCAGGGGCGGCGCACCACCGGCAAGCTCCTGCTGATCCCGTGA